A window from Pangasianodon hypophthalmus isolate fPanHyp1 chromosome 4, fPanHyp1.pri, whole genome shotgun sequence encodes these proteins:
- the LOC128318201 gene encoding uncharacterized protein LOC128318201 isoform X1: protein MEASPFSDIIKSLARSCCSPPLLQLCPLPSSNKGCSPRWPPLMIRRPSLSFSLISWQWRMNGLTISSPCYWGSPACWQAAVAKDTAGVSECQVGGPTARQPDTRRALLTLSVAAANRRWLTLCLRAAAEGLLSSVVAVHQSLTQGKALGNPLFTVKQTDELGRGLGAILSHVVKGQECPMQYISWKLLVRESKYRMIEKECLAIKWVLLKLSYYLLWHPFTLCSYHALLQLLDRNANEWLQTRPVPDLSLVVGV, encoded by the exons ATGGAAGCCTCTCCATTCAGCGACATCATAAAGTCCCTCGCCAGAAGCTGCTGCAGCCCTCCACTTCTCCAGCTGTGTCCCCTGCCATCGTCCAACAAAGGATGCTCACCAAGATGGCCTCCACTGATGATCCGGAGGCCTTCACTGAGCTTTTCACTGATCTCGTGGCAGTGGAGGATGAATGGGCTCACCATCTCCTCTCCTTGCTATTGGGGAAGCCCAGCTTGCTGGCAAGCAGCTGTTGCCAAGGACACAGCCGGAGTATCTGAGTGTCAAGTGGGCGGTCCTACAGCACGCCAACCAGACACCAGAAGAGCACTGCTGACGCTTTCAGTTGCTGCAGCTAACCGACGTTGGCTAACCCTTTGCCTACGCGCAGCAGCTGAAGGACTCCTGTCGTCGGTGGTTGCAGTCCACCAAAGCCTGACTCAAGGCAAGGCATTGGGAAATCCCCTTTTTActgtgaag CAGACTGATGAGTTGGGCAGAGGGCTAGGGGCCATTTTGTCCCACGTGGTGAAGGGACAGGAGTGCCCCATGCAGTACATCAGCTGGAAACTCTTGGTAAGAGAGAGTAAGTACAGAATGATAgagaaggagtgtctggccatcaagtgggtGCTCCTCAAGCTCTCATATTATCTACTGTGGCACCCCTTTACCCTCTGTTCCTATCATGCCTTGCTCCAATTGCTCGACCGTAATGCCAACGAGTGGCTACAGACCAGACCGGTCCCAGACCTTAGTCTGGTAGTCGGGGTATGA
- the cop1 gene encoding E3 ubiquitin-protein ligase COP1 isoform X1, translating into MSGCRQQQQQQQQQSGGALGSVPGTSSGSTATANIANNGGSSANANGNGISLRSLGSGSEAQLLGAQRPSLSGANHSKKRPLYNGLINPYEDKSNDFVCPICFDMIEEAHMTKCGHSFCYKCIRRSLEDSNRCPKCNYIIDNVDQLYPNFLVNELILKQKQRSEEKRLKRDHPNGTKWQFFQDVLGTDQEHLDLANVNYMLELLVQKKKQLEAESQAAQRQILMEFLKEARRNKREQLEQLQKELNFLEEDIKSVQDMSGLYSPVIDMDPNLDSTVPQFGDAHSPAPSSSIIEPTEYIQPPQFGGSSQGKRQTSYNSTLASRRKRLTAHFEDLEQCYFSNRMSRITDDSRTVNQLDDFMECLSKFTRYNSVRPLATLSYASDLYNGSSIVSSIEFDRDCDYFAIAGVTKKIKVFEYGTVIQDAVDIHYPVNEMTCNSKISCISWSSYHKNLLASSDYEGTVILWDGFTGQRSKVYQEHEKRCWSVDFNLMDPKLLASGSDDAKVKLWSTNLDNSVASIEAKANVCCVKFSPTSRYHLAFGCADHCVHYYDLRNTKQPIMVFKGHRKAVSYAKFVNGEEIVSASTDSQLKLWNVNKPHCLRSFKGHINEKNFVGLASNGDYVACGSENNSLYLYYKGLSKTLLTFKFDTVKSVLDKDKKEDDTNEFVSAVCWRALPDGESNVLIAANSQGTIKVLELI; encoded by the exons ATGTCAGGCTGtcggcagcagcagcagcagcagcagcagcagtccgGTGGTGCTTTGGGATCTGTACCGGGAACGAGCTCTGGGAGCACGGCGACTGCTAACATTGCTAATAACGGGGGGAGCAGCGCTAATGCTAATGGCAATGGCATTTCTTTGCGAAGTCTCGGATCTGGGAGCGAGGCGCAGCTACTGGGTGCACAGAGACCCAGTTTATCCGGCGCCAACCACAGCAAGAAAAGACCTCTATATAACGGTCTTATTAATCCATATGAAGATAAGAGTAATGATTTTGTGTG TCCCATATGTTTTGACATGATAGAGGAAGCTCATATGACTAAATGTGGTCACAGTTTCTG TTACAAATGTATACGGCGGAGTTTAGAGGACAGCAACAGGTGCCCGAAGTGTAATTACATTATTGACAATGTGGATCAGCTGTACCCCAACTTCTTAG TTAATGAGCTGATCCTCAAGCAGAAACAGAGATCCGAAGAGAAGCGACTAAAACGGGACCACCCT AATGGAACCAAATGGCAGTTTTTCCAAGATGTTCTTGGCACAGACCAGGAGCATCTGGATTTAGCAAATGTCAACTACATGTTGGAACTGCTGGTGCAGAAAAAGAAGCAGCTTGAAGCG GAATCGCAAGCAGCTCAGCGTCAAATCCTAATGGAGTTCTTGAAAGAAGCTAGGAGGAATAAGAGAGAG CAACTAGAGCAATTACAGAAAGAACTGAACTTTTTGGAAGAGGACATAAAGAGTGTTCAG GATATGAGTGGGCTGTACTCACCAGTTATTGATATGGACCCCAATTTGGACAGCACTGTTCCCCAGTTTGGAGATGCACACTCTCCTGCACCCAG cagtaGCATCATTGAACCCACAGAGTATATCCAGCCTCCTCAGTTTGGAGGAAGCTCACAG GGTAAAAGACAGACATCATACAATAGCACTCTGGCCTCTCGGAGAAAGAGGCTAACAGCACACTTTGAGGACTTAGAGCAGTGCTACTTTTCCAACAGAATGTCACGAATCACAG ATGACAGCAGAACTGTTAACCAGCTGGATGACTTCATGGAGTGTCTCTCCAAATTCACACGTTACAACTCTGTACGCCCTCTGGCCACTCTGTCTTATGCAAGCGACCTCTACAATGGTTCTAGTATTGTTTCTAG CATTGAGTTTGACCGTGACTGTGATTATTTCGCCATTGCCGGTGTCACCAAGAAAATTAAAGTTTTTGAGTATGGAACAGTGATCCAGGATGCTGTGGACATTCATTATCCTGTCAACGAAATGACATGCAACTCCAAAATAAG CTGTATCAGCTGGAGTAGCTACCACAAGAACCTGTTGGCAAGCAGTGACTATGAGGGAACAGTGATTCTTTGGGATGGGTTTACGGGGCAGAGGTCAAAGGTTTATCAG GAGCATGAGAAGAGATGTTGGAGCGTTGATTTCAACCTTATGGATCCCAAACTTTTGGCATCAGGCTCAGATGATGCAAAAG TCAAGCTGTGGTCCACTAACCTGGATAACTCAGTTGCCAGCATTGAAGCCAAGGCCAATGTGTGCTGTGTCAAATTCAGCCCAACATCTAGGTATCACCTCGCATTTGGATGCGCAG ACCACTGTGTCCACTACTATGATTTGCGGAACACTAAGCAACCCATCATGGTCTTCAAAGGTCACCGGAAGGCTGTGTCCTATGCCAAGTTCGTCAATGGAGAAGAGATTGTGTCTGC CTCCACGGACAGCCAGCTAAAGCTGTGGAATGTGAACAAGCCCCACTGCCTGCGCTCTTTCAAAGGCCACATTAATGAGAAAAACTTTGTAGGCCTGGCCTCCAATGGAGATTATGTAGCATGTG GAAGTGAGAACAACTCCCTATATCTGTATTATAAGGGGCTCTCCAAAACATTGCTGACCTTCAAGTTTGACACTGTGAAGAGCGTTCTGGACAAGGACAAGAAGGAAGACGACACTAACGAGTTTGTCAGTGCCGTATGTTGGCGGGCTTTACCAGACGGG GAGTCCAATGTGCTGATTGCAGCCAACAGTCAAGGAACAATCAAG GTACTTGAGCTAATTTGA
- the cop1 gene encoding E3 ubiquitin-protein ligase COP1 isoform X2, with protein MSGCRQQQQQQQQQSGGALGSVPGTSSGSTATANIANNGGSSANANGNGISLRSLGSGSEAQLLGAQRPSLSGANHSKKRPLYNGLINPYEDKSNDFVCPICFDMIEEAHMTKCGHSFCYKCIRRSLEDSNRCPKCNYIIDNVDQLYPNFLVNELILKQKQRSEEKRLKRDHPNGTKWQFFQDVLGTDQEHLDLANVNYMLELLVQKKKQLEAESQAAQRQILMEFLKEARRNKREQLEQLQKELNFLEEDIKSVQDMSGLYSPVIDMDPNLDSTVPQFGDAHSPAPSSIIEPTEYIQPPQFGGSSQGKRQTSYNSTLASRRKRLTAHFEDLEQCYFSNRMSRITDDSRTVNQLDDFMECLSKFTRYNSVRPLATLSYASDLYNGSSIVSSIEFDRDCDYFAIAGVTKKIKVFEYGTVIQDAVDIHYPVNEMTCNSKISCISWSSYHKNLLASSDYEGTVILWDGFTGQRSKVYQEHEKRCWSVDFNLMDPKLLASGSDDAKVKLWSTNLDNSVASIEAKANVCCVKFSPTSRYHLAFGCADHCVHYYDLRNTKQPIMVFKGHRKAVSYAKFVNGEEIVSASTDSQLKLWNVNKPHCLRSFKGHINEKNFVGLASNGDYVACGSENNSLYLYYKGLSKTLLTFKFDTVKSVLDKDKKEDDTNEFVSAVCWRALPDGESNVLIAANSQGTIKVLELI; from the exons ATGTCAGGCTGtcggcagcagcagcagcagcagcagcagcagtccgGTGGTGCTTTGGGATCTGTACCGGGAACGAGCTCTGGGAGCACGGCGACTGCTAACATTGCTAATAACGGGGGGAGCAGCGCTAATGCTAATGGCAATGGCATTTCTTTGCGAAGTCTCGGATCTGGGAGCGAGGCGCAGCTACTGGGTGCACAGAGACCCAGTTTATCCGGCGCCAACCACAGCAAGAAAAGACCTCTATATAACGGTCTTATTAATCCATATGAAGATAAGAGTAATGATTTTGTGTG TCCCATATGTTTTGACATGATAGAGGAAGCTCATATGACTAAATGTGGTCACAGTTTCTG TTACAAATGTATACGGCGGAGTTTAGAGGACAGCAACAGGTGCCCGAAGTGTAATTACATTATTGACAATGTGGATCAGCTGTACCCCAACTTCTTAG TTAATGAGCTGATCCTCAAGCAGAAACAGAGATCCGAAGAGAAGCGACTAAAACGGGACCACCCT AATGGAACCAAATGGCAGTTTTTCCAAGATGTTCTTGGCACAGACCAGGAGCATCTGGATTTAGCAAATGTCAACTACATGTTGGAACTGCTGGTGCAGAAAAAGAAGCAGCTTGAAGCG GAATCGCAAGCAGCTCAGCGTCAAATCCTAATGGAGTTCTTGAAAGAAGCTAGGAGGAATAAGAGAGAG CAACTAGAGCAATTACAGAAAGAACTGAACTTTTTGGAAGAGGACATAAAGAGTGTTCAG GATATGAGTGGGCTGTACTCACCAGTTATTGATATGGACCCCAATTTGGACAGCACTGTTCCCCAGTTTGGAGATGCACACTCTCCTGCACCCAG taGCATCATTGAACCCACAGAGTATATCCAGCCTCCTCAGTTTGGAGGAAGCTCACAG GGTAAAAGACAGACATCATACAATAGCACTCTGGCCTCTCGGAGAAAGAGGCTAACAGCACACTTTGAGGACTTAGAGCAGTGCTACTTTTCCAACAGAATGTCACGAATCACAG ATGACAGCAGAACTGTTAACCAGCTGGATGACTTCATGGAGTGTCTCTCCAAATTCACACGTTACAACTCTGTACGCCCTCTGGCCACTCTGTCTTATGCAAGCGACCTCTACAATGGTTCTAGTATTGTTTCTAG CATTGAGTTTGACCGTGACTGTGATTATTTCGCCATTGCCGGTGTCACCAAGAAAATTAAAGTTTTTGAGTATGGAACAGTGATCCAGGATGCTGTGGACATTCATTATCCTGTCAACGAAATGACATGCAACTCCAAAATAAG CTGTATCAGCTGGAGTAGCTACCACAAGAACCTGTTGGCAAGCAGTGACTATGAGGGAACAGTGATTCTTTGGGATGGGTTTACGGGGCAGAGGTCAAAGGTTTATCAG GAGCATGAGAAGAGATGTTGGAGCGTTGATTTCAACCTTATGGATCCCAAACTTTTGGCATCAGGCTCAGATGATGCAAAAG TCAAGCTGTGGTCCACTAACCTGGATAACTCAGTTGCCAGCATTGAAGCCAAGGCCAATGTGTGCTGTGTCAAATTCAGCCCAACATCTAGGTATCACCTCGCATTTGGATGCGCAG ACCACTGTGTCCACTACTATGATTTGCGGAACACTAAGCAACCCATCATGGTCTTCAAAGGTCACCGGAAGGCTGTGTCCTATGCCAAGTTCGTCAATGGAGAAGAGATTGTGTCTGC CTCCACGGACAGCCAGCTAAAGCTGTGGAATGTGAACAAGCCCCACTGCCTGCGCTCTTTCAAAGGCCACATTAATGAGAAAAACTTTGTAGGCCTGGCCTCCAATGGAGATTATGTAGCATGTG GAAGTGAGAACAACTCCCTATATCTGTATTATAAGGGGCTCTCCAAAACATTGCTGACCTTCAAGTTTGACACTGTGAAGAGCGTTCTGGACAAGGACAAGAAGGAAGACGACACTAACGAGTTTGTCAGTGCCGTATGTTGGCGGGCTTTACCAGACGGG GAGTCCAATGTGCTGATTGCAGCCAACAGTCAAGGAACAATCAAG GTACTTGAGCTAATTTGA
- the LOC128318201 gene encoding uncharacterized protein LOC128318201 isoform X2 has translation MEASPFSDIIKSLARSCCSPPLLQLCPLPSSNKGCSPRWPPLMIRRPSLSFSLISWQWRMNGLTISSPCYWGSPACWQAAVAKDTAGVSECQVGGPTARQPDTRRALLTLSVAAANRRWLTLCLRAAAEGLLSSVVAVHQSLTQGKALGNPLFTVKTDELGRGLGAILSHVVKGQECPMQYISWKLLVRESKYRMIEKECLAIKWVLLKLSYYLLWHPFTLCSYHALLQLLDRNANEWLQTRPVPDLSLVVGV, from the exons ATGGAAGCCTCTCCATTCAGCGACATCATAAAGTCCCTCGCCAGAAGCTGCTGCAGCCCTCCACTTCTCCAGCTGTGTCCCCTGCCATCGTCCAACAAAGGATGCTCACCAAGATGGCCTCCACTGATGATCCGGAGGCCTTCACTGAGCTTTTCACTGATCTCGTGGCAGTGGAGGATGAATGGGCTCACCATCTCCTCTCCTTGCTATTGGGGAAGCCCAGCTTGCTGGCAAGCAGCTGTTGCCAAGGACACAGCCGGAGTATCTGAGTGTCAAGTGGGCGGTCCTACAGCACGCCAACCAGACACCAGAAGAGCACTGCTGACGCTTTCAGTTGCTGCAGCTAACCGACGTTGGCTAACCCTTTGCCTACGCGCAGCAGCTGAAGGACTCCTGTCGTCGGTGGTTGCAGTCCACCAAAGCCTGACTCAAGGCAAGGCATTGGGAAATCCCCTTTTTActgtgaag ACTGATGAGTTGGGCAGAGGGCTAGGGGCCATTTTGTCCCACGTGGTGAAGGGACAGGAGTGCCCCATGCAGTACATCAGCTGGAAACTCTTGGTAAGAGAGAGTAAGTACAGAATGATAgagaaggagtgtctggccatcaagtgggtGCTCCTCAAGCTCTCATATTATCTACTGTGGCACCCCTTTACCCTCTGTTCCTATCATGCCTTGCTCCAATTGCTCGACCGTAATGCCAACGAGTGGCTACAGACCAGACCGGTCCCAGACCTTAGTCTGGTAGTCGGGGTATGA